From a single Bacillota bacterium genomic region:
- a CDS encoding site-specific DNA-methyltransferase, with translation MDRLKMHSVNKVDENIKKITELFPNTLTEVIKGYRDDGTPIIERAIDFDVLRQELLNVVVEGPEERYQFTWPDKKKSILLANAPIAKTLRPCHEESVDFDKTENLYIEGDNLDALKLLQETYLGKVKMIYIDPPYNTGNDFIYEDDFAQSADEYLENSGQFDEDGNRLVQNTESNGRFHTDWLNMMYPRLKLAKDLLSDDGVIFISIDDNEVENLKKICNEIFGEKNFVSIINWKGRGGRQDSKYYAVIHEYILCYAKRINQFVAGEERIIGGNYPKYDEVKKRYYKTQLARKWGSNSRRSDRPNLFYPIIAPDGTELYPMLSPTEEGRWRWGKSRMEKELQQGNIEFSYSNGQWVAYEKIYAPLEGEEKTKKYNTWIDDIGNGTDVIKKLFGSAVFDYPKSPELLSKFIRMANVDDDDIILDFFSGSATTAHAVMQLNAEDGGNRKFIMVQLPEPCNENSEAYKAGYKTIAEIGKERIRRAGRKILEEHPELARKLDIGFRVLKVDFSNMEDVYYRPDEYTQDLLSFLTDNIKPDRTPEDLLFQVMLDLGVLLSSKIEEMVIGGKKVFNVADGYLMACFDKDVTDEVVREIAKKQPYYAIFRDSGMASDSVATNFEQIFETYSPSTVRKVL, from the coding sequence ATGGACAGGCTGAAAATGCACTCTGTAAACAAAGTGGATGAAAATATCAAAAAGATTACGGAACTGTTTCCCAATACTTTAACCGAGGTCATCAAAGGCTACAGGGATGACGGGACTCCCATCATCGAGCGCGCCATTGATTTTGACGTGCTGCGGCAGGAGCTGTTAAATGTCGTGGTGGAAGGCCCTGAGGAGCGCTATCAATTCACCTGGCCGGATAAAAAAAAGTCCATTCTGCTGGCCAACGCCCCCATCGCAAAAACCCTGCGCCCCTGCCACGAGGAAAGCGTGGATTTTGACAAGACTGAGAATCTGTATATTGAAGGCGACAATCTGGACGCACTCAAGCTGCTGCAGGAAACTTACCTTGGAAAGGTGAAGATGATCTACATAGACCCGCCATACAATACGGGCAATGACTTTATCTATGAGGATGACTTTGCTCAGAGTGCAGACGAGTATCTTGAAAACAGCGGGCAGTTTGACGAGGACGGCAACCGCCTGGTGCAGAACACCGAAAGCAACGGCCGTTTTCATACCGACTGGCTGAATATGATGTACCCGAGGCTCAAGCTGGCAAAGGATTTGCTGAGTGATGATGGGGTTATTTTTATAAGCATAGATGATAATGAAGTGGAAAATTTGAAAAAGATATGTAATGAGATATTTGGAGAAAAGAATTTTGTATCAATCATTAATTGGAAAGGTAGAGGAGGTAGACAAGACAGCAAATATTATGCAGTTATTCATGAGTACATTCTATGTTATGCTAAAAGAATTAATCAATTTGTAGCTGGAGAAGAAAGAATAATTGGTGGCAACTATCCAAAATATGATGAAGTAAAAAAACGCTATTATAAAACTCAATTAGCAAGAAAATGGGGGTCAAATAGCCGTCGCAGCGATAGACCTAATCTATTTTATCCAATAATAGCTCCCGATGGGACAGAGCTTTATCCAATGTTATCTCCTACGGAAGAAGGACGTTGGCGTTGGGGAAAATCACGCATGGAAAAAGAACTACAACAAGGTAATATTGAGTTTTCTTATAGCAATGGACAATGGGTTGCATACGAAAAAATCTATGCACCACTTGAAGGTGAAGAAAAAACAAAAAAATATAACACATGGATAGATGACATTGGAAATGGGACAGATGTAATAAAAAAACTTTTTGGCTCCGCAGTATTTGATTATCCAAAATCACCTGAACTTTTATCGAAATTTATACGAATGGCAAATGTAGATGACGACGACATCATTCTCGATTTCTTCTCCGGCTCTGCTACCACCGCCCATGCAGTCATGCAGCTAAACGCCGAAGATGGCGGCAACCGCAAATTCATCATGGTGCAGCTCCCTGAGCCTTGCAACGAAAATTCCGAAGCCTACAAAGCAGGCTATAAAACCATCGCTGAAATTGGCAAGGAGCGCATCCGCCGGGCAGGCAGAAAGATACTGGAGGAGCACCCGGAGCTTGCCAGAAAACTGGATATAGGTTTCCGCGTTCTGAAGGTGGATTTCAGCAACATGGAGGATGTTTATTACAGGCCGGACGAATACACTCAGGATTTACTCTCCTTCCTGACAGACAATATCAAGCCCGATCGCACCCCTGAAGACTTGCTGTTCCAGGTTATGCTGGATTTGGGCGTGCTTTTATCCAGCAAAATCGAAGAAATGGTCATCGGCGGCAAAAAAGTGTTTAATGTAGCGGACGGCTACCTGATGGCCTGCTTTGACAAAGACGTCACCGATGAGGTGGTTAGGGAGATTGCCAAAAAGCAGCCCTATTACGCTATTTTCCGTGACAGCGGCATGGCCAGCGACAGCGTCGCCACCAACTTTGAGCAGATTTTTGAAACCTACAGCCCGTCAACGGTGAGGAAGGTTCTGTAA
- a CDS encoding recombinase family protein, protein MKAAAYIRVSTDKEEQKSSLENQREFFESYIPSRGDELVAIYCDKGKSATKMQNRKDLQRLRKAAKRGEFQKLYVKDISRLFRNTLDFITVTRELNSYGVSLHLVNMGEGKDIDSFTLNLMAMLAENESQRISEKVKFGKQPGKEKGRVPNFVFGYDRIDRYTLVPNPEESKWVRRIFDLYTEEKWGMARIASYLYQNRVKTKKLKDGKPNCNWSQNTVGKVLKNEIYIGRVINGKQSSIDIFTNKRANNPESEWYIVERPEFRIISDEQFYKAQEQMKLNAEAYEGTFTRRSDKHLFSNLIKCGSCGFSFRRYQRRHSKHSPLYVWWTCSKRSAYGKNRCESEYVRVNEDWLKDGLDRLFNYLIKDKAAFFDAVERKCNTLVREYIRENEGYDLDEAREQLEELQSKRERLKRLAVDGLITMEEAKQDMIPINAEIERLSFKLNSTDKTRELNRQIKDSLKKFIEAFDNFKFTENIDNTDLKKIIKEIRVMSTEEIYVHFNINEDLEGVSFPVLLSGTFLMPPEDKTDTNTKYNT, encoded by the coding sequence ATGAAGGCTGCCGCCTATATCAGAGTCAGTACAGATAAAGAAGAACAAAAAAGCTCCCTGGAAAACCAGCGTGAATTTTTTGAGAGCTACATACCTAGTAGAGGCGATGAGCTGGTAGCCATATATTGCGACAAGGGCAAGTCTGCTACAAAAATGCAAAACAGGAAAGACCTGCAGCGTTTGCGCAAAGCGGCCAAACGGGGCGAATTCCAGAAGCTGTATGTAAAGGACATCAGCAGGCTTTTCAGAAACACTCTTGACTTTATCACCGTTACTAGGGAGCTGAATTCATACGGGGTTAGCCTGCACCTTGTCAATATGGGCGAGGGTAAGGATATCGACAGCTTTACCTTAAATCTGATGGCGATGCTTGCCGAGAACGAATCCCAGCGCATTTCCGAGAAGGTTAAGTTCGGCAAGCAGCCCGGCAAGGAAAAAGGGCGGGTGCCCAACTTTGTTTTCGGCTATGACAGGATCGACAGATATACCCTTGTGCCTAATCCTGAAGAAAGCAAATGGGTCAGGAGAATTTTTGACCTCTATACGGAGGAAAAATGGGGCATGGCGAGGATTGCCTCATACTTGTATCAGAACAGGGTAAAGACCAAAAAGCTGAAGGACGGCAAGCCCAACTGCAACTGGTCGCAGAATACTGTCGGCAAAGTGCTGAAAAACGAAATTTACATCGGCCGCGTAATCAACGGGAAGCAGAGCAGCATTGATATATTCACGAACAAAAGGGCAAATAACCCTGAAAGCGAATGGTATATCGTTGAAAGACCGGAATTCCGCATAATTTCAGACGAGCAGTTCTATAAGGCGCAGGAGCAGATGAAACTGAACGCCGAAGCTTATGAGGGTACGTTTACCCGGAGAAGCGACAAGCACCTGTTTTCCAATTTGATTAAGTGCGGGTCATGCGGCTTTTCCTTCCGGCGCTATCAGAGAAGGCATTCAAAACACAGCCCATTGTATGTCTGGTGGACCTGCTCCAAAAGAAGCGCCTATGGGAAAAACCGCTGTGAGTCTGAGTACGTCAGGGTAAATGAAGATTGGCTCAAAGACGGTTTGGACAGGCTCTTCAATTATCTTATAAAGGATAAGGCCGCCTTCTTTGATGCTGTGGAGCGTAAGTGCAACACCTTGGTTAGAGAATATATCAGGGAAAATGAAGGCTATGACCTTGATGAAGCCAGGGAACAGCTTGAGGAATTGCAGAGCAAGCGTGAACGGCTCAAAAGGCTGGCTGTGGACGGGCTGATTACCATGGAGGAAGCAAAGCAGGACATGATTCCCATCAATGCCGAAATAGAAAGGCTTTCCTTTAAGCTTAACAGCACGGACAAAACCAGAGAGCTTAACAGGCAGATTAAGGACAGCCTTAAGAAGTTTATTGAGGCCTTTGACAATTTTAAATTTACGGAAAACATAGACAATACCGATTTGAAGAAAATCATCAAGGAGATCCGGGTTATGTCTACTGAAGAAATTTATGTGCATTTCAACATCAATGAAGACTTGGAAGGGGTAAGCTTCCCCGTTCTATTGTCCGGCACGTTCCTGATGCCGCCTGAGGATAAAACCGACACCAATACTAAATACAATACATAA
- a CDS encoding sporulation transcriptional regulator SpoIIID, with protein MRIKPTPILNTIHKDVTERLSCINPELAKYVREVLDENKAERHIRGGQATKAKYNRGIIVN; from the coding sequence CTGAGGATAAAACCGACACCAATACTAAATACAATACATAAAGATGTTACTGAAAGACTTTCATGCATAAACCCTGAACTTGCAAAATATGTAAGGGAAGTACTTGATGAAAATAAAGCTGAAAGGCATATCAGAGGCGGTCAGGCAACAAAAGCTAAGTATAACCGGGGAATAATCGTAAATTAA
- a CDS encoding DEAD/DEAH box helicase family protein: protein MKFQFKIQQYQTEAVNSVVNIFTGQPFSDRVSYVRDLGINKKNQYIQVSLFNEPESPDDDATIGFENARLVLSPGQLLQNIRNMQARNNIKQSETLVSHLGACSLDVEMETGTGKTYVYIKTIFELNKRYGWSKFIVVVPSIAIREGVYKTFQITQDHFMEHYGKKARFFIYNSSNLTELDNFSASSGINVMIINIQAFNTSLKEDARSKEARRIYEKLDEFGSRRPIDVIKANRPILILDEPQKMGGDKTQKALANFNPLFCLNYSATHVQHHNLVYVLDAVDAYNKRLVKKIEVKGFEVKNLRGTDRYLFLENIIISPKKPPMAKIELEIKYQKSINRETRILGVDDDLYFVSNEMEQYKGYHISDIDPIRGTVTFTNGVVLSRGEVIGDVSEKDLRRIQIRETIISHFEKEKHLFELGIKTLSLFFIDEVAKYRKYNEAGEEVNSEYGEMFEQEYVNVLNDYITLEDTPYIRYLKSIDPHETHAGYFSIDKHGRKVDSPIKRGSDESDDISAYDLILKDKERLLSFEEPVRFIFSHSALREGWDNPNVFQICTLKHGGASPTQKRQEVGRGLRLCVNQRGERMDMEKCGDSVHSINVLTVIASEGYKNFVADLQTGIKEALYERPTKATVEYFTGKTVMVGEKTHMLNMQEARDIYRYLIKNDYIDNNDGITESYRTDLENNRLAPLPESLAPFGESVHQLIRSIFDESVLSRMIENGNKTKIPENALNENFYKKEFQTLWNYINHQYAYTVEFDSRELIEKAIKHINENMYVSQLQYMVTVGRQTDELDGNAIALGNSFVRENARTETLKHSETSQIKYDLIGKIAEGTTLTRRTVAAILAGIEKPVFACFKQNPEEFIAKAIRLIKEQKATMIVEHISYDQIEKQYDSSIFTAEKGASDFTKAFRAKKNIQDYVFTDGTAEKSIERRFAEDMDKADEVCVYAKIPKGFAIPTPVGNYSPDWAIAFYEGTVKHIYFIAETKGTMESLNLRPIEQAKIKCARKLFNQLSTSKVKYHDVDSYQSLLNIMGKL from the coding sequence GTGAAATTTCAGTTTAAAATCCAGCAATACCAAACAGAAGCCGTAAACAGCGTCGTCAATATCTTTACAGGGCAGCCCTTTTCCGACCGGGTCAGTTATGTACGTGATTTGGGCATTAACAAGAAAAACCAGTATATCCAGGTATCCTTGTTTAATGAGCCTGAATCTCCGGATGACGATGCTACCATCGGCTTTGAAAACGCCCGGCTTGTTCTGAGCCCCGGGCAGCTTCTGCAAAACATCCGCAACATGCAGGCCCGCAACAACATCAAGCAGTCCGAGACTTTGGTCAGCCACCTGGGGGCCTGCAGCCTGGACGTTGAAATGGAAACCGGCACAGGCAAAACCTATGTCTACATAAAGACCATTTTTGAACTGAACAAGCGGTACGGCTGGAGCAAGTTTATTGTGGTTGTTCCTTCCATTGCCATCCGCGAAGGGGTATATAAGACTTTTCAGATTACCCAGGATCACTTCATGGAGCATTACGGCAAGAAAGCCCGGTTTTTTATCTACAACAGCAGCAATTTAACAGAACTTGACAATTTCAGCGCAAGCAGCGGCATAAATGTCATGATTATCAATATACAGGCCTTTAATACTTCCTTGAAAGAAGATGCCAGGAGCAAGGAAGCCCGCCGCATTTATGAAAAACTGGACGAATTCGGCAGCCGCAGGCCTATTGATGTTATTAAGGCCAACCGCCCCATCCTCATTCTGGATGAGCCGCAGAAAATGGGCGGGGATAAGACTCAGAAAGCGCTGGCTAATTTTAATCCCCTGTTCTGCCTGAACTACTCGGCCACCCATGTCCAGCACCATAACCTGGTCTATGTCCTGGATGCGGTGGATGCTTACAATAAACGGCTGGTAAAGAAAATCGAGGTCAAAGGATTTGAAGTCAAGAATCTCAGAGGAACCGACAGGTATTTGTTCCTTGAGAATATCATTATCTCACCCAAGAAGCCGCCGATGGCCAAAATTGAACTGGAAATCAAATACCAGAAATCAATCAACCGCGAGACACGCATTCTCGGCGTGGACGATGACCTTTATTTTGTATCCAACGAAATGGAACAGTATAAGGGATACCATATCAGCGATATTGACCCCATACGCGGCACGGTAACCTTTACCAATGGTGTGGTATTGTCCCGGGGAGAAGTTATCGGTGATGTTTCAGAAAAGGACCTGCGCCGGATCCAAATCCGGGAGACCATTATTTCGCATTTTGAAAAGGAAAAACACCTGTTTGAACTGGGAATCAAGACTCTTTCCCTCTTCTTTATCGACGAGGTGGCCAAGTACCGTAAGTATAACGAAGCAGGGGAAGAAGTCAACTCCGAATACGGGGAAATGTTTGAGCAGGAATATGTAAACGTGCTGAACGATTACATTACTCTGGAAGATACGCCTTACATCCGTTACTTGAAAAGCATTGATCCCCATGAAACTCATGCTGGATATTTCAGCATTGACAAGCACGGCCGCAAGGTGGACAGTCCTATCAAGCGGGGAAGTGATGAAAGCGATGATATTTCCGCCTATGACCTGATTCTTAAAGATAAAGAACGCCTCCTAAGCTTTGAGGAACCGGTGCGCTTTATTTTTTCCCACTCGGCCCTGCGGGAAGGCTGGGACAACCCCAATGTTTTTCAGATCTGCACTTTAAAGCATGGCGGTGCAAGCCCCACTCAAAAACGCCAGGAAGTGGGCCGCGGCCTGCGCCTGTGTGTAAACCAAAGAGGAGAGCGGATGGACATGGAAAAGTGCGGCGATTCCGTCCACTCCATCAACGTGCTGACGGTTATCGCCAGCGAAGGCTATAAAAATTTTGTCGCCGATTTGCAGACCGGTATTAAAGAAGCCTTGTATGAACGGCCCACAAAAGCAACAGTGGAATACTTTACGGGCAAGACCGTTATGGTCGGAGAGAAAACGCATATGCTTAATATGCAAGAGGCCAGGGACATCTACCGCTATCTCATTAAGAACGATTATATTGACAACAACGACGGCATTACAGAAAGCTACCGGACAGACCTGGAAAACAACCGGCTGGCTCCGCTGCCTGAATCCCTCGCACCCTTTGGGGAAAGTGTGCATCAGCTTATCCGGAGCATCTTTGACGAAAGCGTCTTAAGCAGGATGATAGAAAACGGCAATAAAACCAAAATTCCGGAAAATGCCCTCAACGAGAATTTTTACAAGAAGGAATTCCAAACCCTTTGGAATTATATTAACCATCAGTATGCCTACACAGTCGAGTTTGACAGCCGGGAACTAATAGAAAAAGCCATTAAACATATCAATGAAAACATGTACGTTTCCCAGCTTCAATACATGGTTACCGTCGGCAGGCAGACAGACGAGCTGGACGGAAACGCTATTGCCCTCGGAAACAGCTTTGTCCGGGAAAATGCCAGGACGGAAACCCTGAAGCACTCCGAAACAAGCCAGATTAAATATGACTTGATAGGTAAAATTGCCGAAGGCACTACTCTCACCCGCCGCACAGTGGCGGCCATACTGGCAGGTATTGAAAAGCCGGTATTTGCCTGCTTCAAGCAGAATCCTGAAGAGTTCATTGCCAAAGCAATACGCTTAATAAAAGAACAAAAGGCTACCATGATTGTCGAGCATATTTCTTATGATCAGATTGAAAAGCAGTATGACAGCAGTATTTTCACCGCTGAAAAGGGAGCAAGTGATTTTACAAAAGCATTCCGGGCCAAGAAAAACATCCAGGATTATGTATTTACAGACGGAACCGCTGAAAAGAGCATCGAACGCCGCTTTGCAGAAGATATGGACAAAGCCGACGAAGTCTGTGTCTATGCCAAGATACCGAAAGGCTTTGCCATTCCTACTCCGGTGGGTAACTACTCGCCGGACTGGGCGATTGCCTTTTATGAAGGTACGGTAAAACACATTTACTTCATAGCTGAGACCAAAGGGACAATGGAAAGCTTGAACCTGCGTCCTATTGAACAGGCAAAAATAAAATGTGCCAGAAAACTTTTTAACCAACTATCAACAAGCAAGGTCAAGTATCATGATGTGGACAGCTACCAAAGTCTGTTAAATATTATGGGTAAGCTATAA
- a CDS encoding DEAD/DEAH box helicase family protein: MEVFNNITKIVKDDLTQVIMPGSRISVAAACFSIYAYKELKAQLQKIDSMRFIFTSPTFVAEKSPKEKREFYIPRLHRERSLYGTEFEIKLRNELTQKAIARECADWIRKKVTFKSNSTNSGMSGFLNIQTNDQQLTYLPINGFTTVDIGCERGNNIYNMVNKFEAPFSSEYIRLFDSIWNDESRLQDVTEEVIESISAVYQENPAELIYFMTLYNIFSEFLEDISEDMLPNEATGFKNSVIWNKLYSFQKDAALAIINKLEQFNGCILADSVGLGKTFTALAVIKYYENRNKNVLVLCPKKLKDNWLTYRGNLINNPLAKDRLRYDVLFHTDLSRERGDSVIGLPLDRINWGNYDLVVIDESHNFRNGGAVSGEYGEKENRYLRLLNKVIRPGVKTKVLMLSATPVNNRFYDLRNQLALAYEGKSELINEKLNTKTDIDTIFRQAQKVYNAWSKLPPESRTTASLLKQLDFDFFEVLDSVTIARSRKHIQRYYDISEIGSFPERNKPLSLRPKLTTLNNAINYEQIYEQLMQLNLSIYTPTNYILPSRLGKYIDMDSKHSRQLSQKGREEGIRRLMSINLLKRMESSVHSFKLTVKRIYEQIHYTLELIDSFRSGEEVTVQDVHDFGELDLDDQNIDIINVGRKFKIDLRDMDYLSWQRDLSADLEVLELLILMIEDITPEYDYKLNELLRVIEKKITKPINPDNKKIIIFTAFADTAEYLYENVNPFVKNKFGLDCALITGSVEGRTTIPKFPADMNTILTCFSPISKEKDLVMPNNHNNIDILIATDCISEGQNLQDCDWCINYDIHWNPVRIIQRFGRIDRIGSKNKVIQLVNFWPDLALDDYINLKERVEARMRISVMTATGDDDYINQDEKGDLAYRRAQLEKLQNEVVDLEDMTTGISIMDLGLNDFRMDLLSYIKEHPDLDRTPYGIHAVIRGEKPGVIFILKNVNKAINIENQNRLHPFYMVYIGDDGEVICNHLEPKATLDIMRHLSRGKTKPDMEACHIFNRETNDGRKMDRISQLLRQAVSSIITVKEEKDIDSFFGNGETTFLTGNISGLDDFELICFMVVMGC, translated from the coding sequence GTGGAAGTATTCAATAATATAACGAAAATTGTCAAGGATGACTTAACGCAGGTTATCATGCCGGGAAGCCGGATTTCTGTTGCGGCTGCCTGTTTTTCAATTTATGCCTATAAGGAATTGAAAGCGCAGCTGCAGAAAATTGATTCCATGCGGTTTATCTTTACATCCCCCACGTTCGTCGCCGAAAAATCGCCAAAAGAAAAGCGGGAATTCTACATTCCACGATTACATAGGGAACGCAGCCTTTACGGGACAGAATTTGAAATAAAGCTAAGGAACGAGCTTACCCAAAAAGCTATTGCCCGGGAATGTGCGGATTGGATTCGCAAAAAGGTAACCTTCAAATCAAATTCCACCAATTCCGGGATGAGTGGATTTCTTAACATACAGACAAACGACCAGCAGCTGACTTACCTGCCGATAAACGGGTTTACAACTGTTGATATTGGCTGCGAGCGCGGCAACAACATCTATAATATGGTGAATAAATTTGAGGCTCCCTTCAGCAGTGAATATATCCGCCTGTTCGACAGCATATGGAACGATGAAAGCCGTCTTCAGGATGTGACCGAAGAAGTAATCGAATCCATATCGGCTGTTTACCAGGAAAACCCCGCCGAGCTTATATATTTTATGACCCTATATAACATTTTCAGCGAATTCCTTGAGGATATTTCCGAAGATATGCTGCCCAATGAAGCAACCGGTTTCAAAAACAGCGTTATCTGGAACAAACTCTACAGCTTTCAGAAAGACGCCGCCCTGGCAATCATTAATAAGCTGGAGCAATTCAACGGCTGCATACTGGCGGACAGTGTGGGCTTAGGCAAAACCTTCACAGCCCTCGCCGTAATCAAGTACTATGAAAACAGGAACAAAAATGTCCTTGTTCTTTGCCCTAAAAAGTTAAAGGATAACTGGCTAACTTATCGTGGTAATTTAATCAACAACCCGCTGGCCAAAGACCGCCTGCGCTACGATGTTCTTTTCCATACCGATTTGTCTCGCGAACGAGGTGATTCTGTTATCGGCTTGCCCCTCGACCGTATCAACTGGGGCAACTACGACCTCGTCGTTATCGATGAATCCCATAATTTCCGCAATGGCGGCGCCGTATCAGGGGAATACGGAGAAAAAGAAAACCGCTATCTCAGACTGCTCAATAAAGTCATCCGCCCCGGCGTAAAGACAAAGGTTTTAATGCTCTCCGCCACCCCGGTGAATAACCGTTTTTATGACCTGCGCAACCAACTGGCCTTAGCCTACGAGGGGAAGTCAGAGTTAATCAATGAAAAGCTGAACACCAAAACAGACATTGATACTATTTTCCGGCAAGCTCAAAAGGTATATAACGCCTGGAGCAAGCTGCCGCCTGAATCCCGTACAACGGCTTCCCTGCTTAAGCAGCTGGATTTTGACTTTTTTGAAGTTTTGGACAGCGTAACCATTGCCCGCTCCCGTAAACATATCCAGCGCTACTATGACATATCCGAAATAGGCAGTTTCCCGGAGCGCAATAAACCGTTATCCTTGCGACCCAAACTGACAACGCTGAACAATGCCATCAATTATGAACAGATTTATGAACAGCTCATGCAGCTTAATTTGTCCATCTATACGCCAACAAACTATATCCTCCCCAGCAGGCTTGGCAAATATATCGATATGGATTCAAAACACAGCAGGCAGCTTTCGCAAAAAGGGCGCGAGGAAGGCATCCGCCGTTTGATGAGCATCAATCTGCTTAAGAGAATGGAAAGCTCGGTGCATTCATTTAAGCTGACTGTAAAACGCATCTATGAACAAATACATTACACTCTGGAGCTGATTGACAGCTTCCGGTCCGGCGAGGAAGTTACCGTGCAGGATGTTCATGACTTTGGCGAACTTGATCTGGATGATCAGAATATCGATATTATCAACGTCGGCAGAAAATTTAAAATTGATTTGCGCGATATGGATTATCTCTCCTGGCAGCGGGATTTGTCTGCCGATCTGGAAGTTTTGGAACTCCTGATTTTGATGATTGAAGATATTACTCCGGAGTATGATTATAAACTGAATGAGCTTTTGCGGGTTATCGAGAAGAAAATCACAAAACCCATTAATCCGGATAATAAAAAAATCATTATCTTTACGGCCTTTGCCGATACGGCGGAGTACCTGTATGAAAATGTCAACCCTTTCGTAAAGAACAAATTCGGACTGGACTGCGCCCTGATTACAGGGTCAGTTGAGGGAAGAACCACCATACCAAAATTCCCTGCCGATATGAATACAATTTTGACCTGTTTTTCTCCAATTTCCAAGGAGAAGGACCTGGTAATGCCGAACAACCACAACAATATTGATATTCTGATTGCCACCGACTGCATTTCCGAAGGACAGAACCTGCAGGACTGCGACTGGTGCATCAACTACGACATCCACTGGAACCCGGTGCGCATTATTCAGCGTTTCGGTCGTATTGACCGTATCGGCAGCAAAAACAAGGTGATTCAGCTCGTTAACTTCTGGCCGGATTTAGCACTGGACGACTACATAAACCTGAAAGAACGCGTGGAAGCGCGGATGCGGATTTCCGTAATGACTGCCACCGGCGATGACGACTACATCAACCAGGACGAAAAGGGCGATCTGGCCTACCGTCGGGCACAGCTTGAAAAACTGCAGAATGAAGTGGTTGACCTTGAGGACATGACCACAGGCATTTCCATTATGGACCTGGGGCTGAATGATTTCAGGATGGACTTGCTCTCCTATATCAAAGAGCACCCTGATTTAGACCGGACTCCCTACGGCATTCACGCCGTGATACGGGGAGAAAAGCCCGGAGTAATATTTATCCTGAAGAACGTGAATAAAGCCATAAACATTGAAAACCAAAACCGCCTTCACCCTTTTTACATGGTATACATCGGGGATGACGGGGAGGTCATCTGCAATCATTTGGAGCCGAAAGCCACCTTGGATATTATGCGCCATCTCTCCCGGGGCAAAACAAAACCCGATATGGAAGCCTGCCATATTTTCAACCGGGAAACCAACGACGGCAGGAAGATGGATCGCATATCCCAGCTGCTCCGGCAGGCAGTGTCCTCAATCATAACCGTTAAAGAAGAAAAAGATATAGACAGCTTTTTCGGGAATGGTGAAACTACCTTCCTGACCGGCAACATCTCCGGCCTTGACGACTTTGAACTGATCTGCTTTATGGTGGTGATGGGATGCTGA
- a CDS encoding DUF4391 domain-containing protein, translated as MLNFPSKAFVGRNMPKEAFYKHLNLSSELREKFVSDVKRLVLEYKLSPDTLNLEKNGEITEILVLSIELKKQELDYRLVESIARQNAHKLLFLLKFQEQGQLALYYGKLYKTDWMLLKDLGLEARGLNLDSIWEGFIEQIALQENIVSSCNSLTVDEKLKKQDTILKLQKEIDKLERLSRSEKQPKKRFELFTRLQGLKKKLAEEKGE; from the coding sequence ATGCTGAATTTCCCCAGTAAAGCCTTTGTCGGGCGAAACATGCCCAAAGAAGCATTTTATAAACATCTCAACTTAAGCAGCGAGCTTAGAGAAAAATTCGTTTCCGACGTAAAACGCCTGGTTCTGGAGTACAAGCTGTCGCCGGATACTTTAAACCTCGAAAAGAACGGAGAGATTACTGAAATTCTTGTACTCTCCATTGAACTGAAAAAGCAGGAGCTTGACTACCGGCTGGTGGAAAGCATAGCCCGGCAGAACGCCCATAAGCTGCTTTTCCTGCTCAAATTCCAGGAGCAGGGACAGCTCGCGCTTTATTACGGCAAGCTTTACAAAACAGACTGGATGCTGCTCAAAGACCTAGGGCTGGAAGCCAGAGGGCTAAATCTGGACAGCATATGGGAAGGGTTTATTGAGCAGATTGCCCTGCAGGAAAATATTGTTTCATCCTGCAACAGCCTTACTGTTGACGAAAAATTAAAGAAGCAGGATACAATCCTGAAACTGCAAAAAGAAATTGACAAACTGGAACGCTTATCCCGCAGCGAAAAGCAGCCTAAAAAACGTTTTGAACTGTTTACCCGCCTTCAGGGTTTGAAGAAAAAATTAGCTGAGGAAAAAGGAGAATGA
- a CDS encoding helix-turn-helix transcriptional regulator, with amino-acid sequence MAVSYKKLWKLLIDKDMKKKDLRAAAGISQTSIAKLGKNENVTTDVLVKICKALKCDISDIMEITNDED; translated from the coding sequence ATGGCCGTAAGTTACAAAAAACTTTGGAAGCTATTGATTGATAAAGACATGAAGAAAAAGGATTTACGTGCAGCAGCTGGAATCAGCCAAACGTCCATAGCTAAATTAGGTAAAAATGAAAATGTAACAACTGATGTGCTTGTGAAGATTTGCAAAGCTTTAAAATGTGATATTTCAGATATTATGGAAATTACAAATGACGAAGATTAG